One segment of Bradyrhizobium sp. CB2312 DNA contains the following:
- a CDS encoding nuclear transport factor 2 family protein, producing the protein MTGLDSWYAFMKSHDRTALWDLLHPDAVFESPVVHSPQRGRDITFKYLASAEKVLGGPGFTYVGEWKSESGAVLEFKTIIDGIEINGVDIITFDAEGRITHFKVMVRPLKAINMLHRLMAEQLAAQS; encoded by the coding sequence ATGACCGGCCTCGATTCCTGGTACGCCTTCATGAAGTCCCATGACCGCACCGCGCTCTGGGACCTGCTGCATCCTGACGCCGTGTTCGAAAGCCCCGTCGTGCATTCGCCCCAGCGCGGCCGCGACATCACCTTCAAATATCTCGCAAGCGCCGAGAAGGTGCTCGGCGGTCCCGGCTTCACCTATGTCGGCGAGTGGAAGAGCGAGAGCGGCGCCGTGCTCGAATTCAAGACCATCATCGACGGCATCGAGATCAACGGTGTCGACATCATCACCTTCGATGCCGAGGGACGCATCACCCATTTCAAGGTGATGGTGCGTCCGCTCAAGGCGATCAACATGCTGCACCGCCTGATGGCGGAGCAACTCGCCGCCCAATCCTAG
- a CDS encoding PadR family transcriptional regulator, whose translation MALGDAILACLTERPMTGYELAKTFDSSIGFFWKADHQQIYRELSKLRDRGYIQGREVVQSGKPNKLIYTLTPEGRTALRHWAARPSTPPSIKDDLLVRLHALDSIDIEPMRTDLMDRLEHHRDRHANYERILKKRFPDGTAEGVLDLGNLLLLRLGARHEQMVADFCEEALEALSAMSSKGTVVPLEDGKREGKG comes from the coding sequence ATGGCGCTGGGCGACGCAATCCTCGCATGCCTGACGGAACGTCCGATGACGGGCTACGAGCTCGCCAAGACGTTCGATTCCTCGATCGGCTTCTTCTGGAAGGCCGACCACCAGCAGATCTACCGCGAACTCTCCAAGCTGCGCGACCGCGGCTACATTCAGGGCCGCGAGGTCGTGCAGTCAGGCAAACCCAACAAGCTCATCTATACGCTCACTCCGGAGGGCCGAACAGCGCTGCGGCACTGGGCCGCGCGGCCGAGCACGCCGCCCTCGATCAAGGACGACCTCCTGGTGCGGCTGCATGCGCTCGACAGCATCGACATCGAGCCCATGCGCACCGATTTGATGGACCGGCTGGAGCACCACCGCGACCGTCATGCCAATTACGAGCGCATCCTCAAGAAGCGCTTTCCGGACGGCACGGCGGAGGGTGTGCTCGACCTCGGCAATCTGCTGCTGCTCCGCCTCGGCGCCCGCCACGAGCAGATGGTGGCCGATTTCTGCGAGGAGGCGCTGGAGGCGCTGTCGGCGATGAGCAGCAAGGGCACGGTGGTGCCGCTGGAGGACGGCAAGCGCGAGGGCAAGGGCTAG
- a CDS encoding LysR family transcriptional regulator, protein MLDLELLRSFVSVVEAGGFTRAGERVHRTQSTVSQQIKRLEEDVGQVLLHRDGKDVRPTEAGERLLSYARRLLSLAEEARDVLREPGGEGAIRLGIPEDFAAYRLAKLLGAFSRSHPGLRLDVRADQSKNLSRDLERGELDLALFKRGAGEKGAIAVWPERVHWVTSKSHPVDVNVSSVPLIGFPLGCLYRAGAIHALESAGRPWHMAYSSSSLAGIQAAVAAGMGLSILSEMSIQSDHRVLTAKDGFAPINRTEVALMAAPDASPATLRLADRLAEFCDTVQAKAA, encoded by the coding sequence ATGCTCGATCTGGAGCTCCTGCGCAGCTTCGTCTCGGTGGTCGAGGCCGGCGGCTTCACCCGCGCCGGCGAGCGCGTTCACCGCACGCAATCGACCGTCAGCCAGCAGATCAAGCGGCTCGAGGAGGATGTCGGCCAGGTGCTGTTGCACCGCGACGGCAAGGACGTGCGCCCGACTGAGGCGGGCGAGCGGCTCTTGTCCTATGCGCGGCGGCTGCTCTCGCTTGCAGAAGAAGCGCGCGACGTGCTGCGCGAGCCCGGCGGCGAAGGCGCGATCCGGCTCGGCATCCCCGAGGATTTCGCGGCGTATCGTCTCGCAAAACTGCTCGGCGCGTTCTCGCGCTCGCATCCGGGGCTGCGCCTCGATGTGCGCGCGGACCAGAGCAAGAACCTGTCCCGCGATCTCGAACGCGGCGAGCTCGACCTCGCGCTGTTCAAGCGCGGAGCCGGCGAGAAGGGCGCGATCGCGGTGTGGCCGGAACGGGTGCACTGGGTCACCAGCAAGAGCCACCCGGTCGATGTGAATGTGTCCTCGGTGCCGTTGATCGGCTTTCCGCTCGGCTGCCTCTATCGCGCCGGTGCCATCCACGCGCTGGAAAGCGCCGGTCGCCCCTGGCACATGGCCTATTCCTCATCGAGCCTCGCCGGCATCCAGGCTGCGGTGGCCGCCGGCATGGGCCTCAGCATTTTGTCCGAGATGTCGATCCAGTCCGATCACCGCGTGCTCACCGCCAAGGACGGTTTCGCGCCGATCAACAGGACCGAGGTCGCGCTGATGGCCGCGCCGGATGCGAGCCCGGCAACTCTGCGGCTTGCGGATCGTCTCGCCGAGTTCTGCGATACGGTGCAGGCGAAGGCCGCCTGA
- a CDS encoding outer membrane protein translates to MKWLLVAAMAAGLVSPSFAADAPAAKPAVKAPAPAPFNWTGCYVGVQGGGSWGKSEHVARAGDAVGPTLTGTFNLTGGVAGGAFGCDFQIEKTVLGFENDASWTNTHGSAQDLPPFNRAALSSTRERWIDMFRGRIGYAIDQFLIYGTAGIAFAGTEVTVSNPAGQVTDSKTRTGLAAGLGGEWAAWTDSWGAVSFKLEYVHADFGSKRYVDPAVPTGALTVSTRDVRLTDDIVRAGVNVRFNWDRPVVTKF, encoded by the coding sequence ATGAAATGGTTGCTCGTGGCCGCGATGGCGGCCGGACTGGTATCGCCCTCTTTTGCCGCCGATGCCCCAGCGGCAAAGCCCGCGGTCAAGGCGCCCGCGCCTGCGCCGTTCAACTGGACCGGCTGCTATGTCGGCGTTCAGGGGGGCGGCTCCTGGGGCAAGAGCGAGCACGTCGCGCGCGCCGGCGATGCCGTCGGTCCCACGCTCACAGGCACCTTCAATCTCACCGGCGGGGTCGCGGGCGGGGCTTTCGGCTGCGATTTCCAGATCGAGAAGACGGTGCTCGGATTCGAGAACGACGCCTCATGGACCAACACGCACGGCTCCGCGCAGGACCTGCCGCCCTTCAATCGCGCAGCCTTGAGCAGCACGCGGGAGCGCTGGATCGACATGTTTCGCGGCCGCATCGGCTATGCGATCGATCAGTTCCTGATCTATGGCACAGCCGGCATTGCCTTCGCCGGCACGGAGGTCACCGTATCCAATCCGGCGGGGCAGGTTACGGACTCCAAGACCCGCACCGGCCTCGCGGCTGGTCTCGGCGGCGAATGGGCGGCGTGGACCGATAGCTGGGGCGCGGTGAGCTTCAAGCTCGAATACGTTCACGCCGATTTCGGCAGCAAGCGATATGTCGACCCGGCCGTCCCGACTGGTGCACTCACCGTCAGCACCCGCGATGTCCGGTTGACCGACGACATCGTCCGCGCCGGCGTGAACGTCCGCTTCAACTGGGATAGGCCCGTCGTCACCAAGTTCTAG
- a CDS encoding TIGR02186 family protein, whose amino-acid sequence MTRAVLAILVVLLLGSAARAERLIVSVSNHRVTVTPNYSGEELVLFGSVERDATTPADRTAYDLVVTVMGPRADMVTRRKERRFGIWINTDYRQFLEVPSYLALFANRPFNLITSPEIARRQQIGLDNVLLTQRVSGDYADVVPNDAFRSAFIRLRTERGLYREDASAVTFLTPTLFRTGIPLPAEVPIGTYEVEIKLFANGALITKTETAFEIVKVGFEQFVATSARQHGLIYGLATAAMALMTGWMASIVFRKD is encoded by the coding sequence ATGACGCGCGCGGTTCTCGCAATCCTTGTCGTCCTGCTGCTCGGCTCGGCCGCGCGCGCCGAGCGGCTGATCGTGTCGGTCTCCAACCACCGCGTCACCGTGACGCCGAACTATTCCGGCGAGGAGCTGGTGCTGTTCGGCTCGGTCGAGCGGGACGCCACGACGCCCGCCGATCGCACCGCCTATGATCTCGTCGTCACCGTGATGGGCCCACGCGCCGACATGGTGACGCGGCGCAAGGAGCGCAGGTTTGGCATCTGGATCAACACCGACTACCGGCAATTCCTGGAGGTGCCGAGCTATCTGGCGCTGTTCGCCAACCGTCCCTTCAACCTCATCACCTCGCCCGAGATCGCGCGCCGGCAGCAGATCGGGCTCGACAACGTGCTGCTGACACAGCGCGTCAGCGGCGACTATGCCGACGTGGTGCCGAACGATGCGTTCCGTTCGGCCTTCATCCGCCTGCGGACCGAGCGTGGGCTATACCGCGAGGATGCAAGCGCGGTGACGTTCCTGACGCCGACGCTGTTCCGCACCGGCATTCCGCTGCCGGCGGAAGTGCCGATCGGCACATATGAGGTCGAGATCAAGCTGTTCGCGAACGGCGCGCTGATCACCAAGACCGAGACCGCGTTCGAGATCGTCAAGGTCGGCTTCGAGCAGTTCGTCGCGACCAGCGCCCGGCAGCACGGGCTGATCTACGGCCTCGCCACCGCGGCGATGGCGCTGATGACGGGATGGATGGCGTCGATCGTGTTCAGGAAGGATTAG
- a CDS encoding MBL fold metallo-hydrolase yields the protein MPISITLIGGPTALIEIDGFRLLTDPTFDAPGAYQLPHVKLEKTIGPALKADAIGPIDAVLLGHDQHSDNLDNSGRDYLLKAPRALTTEAGAKRLGGHVEGLAPWATAHLKDDDGNTLTITATPARHGPAGIEPLSGDVIGFVVSSSRKDTHSIYISGDTTWFDGVAEVARRFKCGVVLPFAGAAQTRGPFHLTMDTNDTIETARAFPNAVIVPVHTEGWAHFRQNSEDLRKTFDVLGFGTRLRLLEPGVPTVIEAP from the coding sequence ATGCCCATTTCCATCACGCTGATCGGCGGCCCCACCGCGCTGATCGAGATCGACGGTTTTCGCCTGCTCACCGACCCTACCTTCGATGCGCCCGGCGCCTACCAGCTGCCGCATGTGAAGCTGGAGAAGACGATCGGTCCCGCGCTGAAGGCCGATGCGATCGGCCCGATCGATGCCGTGCTGCTCGGCCACGACCAGCACTCCGACAATCTCGACAATTCCGGCCGCGACTATCTGCTCAAGGCGCCGCGCGCGCTGACGACCGAGGCCGGAGCAAAACGCCTCGGCGGCCATGTCGAGGGCCTCGCGCCCTGGGCGACCGCGCATTTGAAGGACGATGACGGCAACACGCTGACGATCACCGCGACCCCGGCGCGTCACGGCCCGGCCGGCATCGAGCCGCTGTCGGGCGACGTCATCGGCTTTGTGGTGTCGTCGAGCCGGAAGGACACCCATTCCATCTATATCAGCGGCGACACCACCTGGTTCGACGGCGTCGCCGAGGTCGCGCGCCGCTTCAAATGCGGCGTGGTGCTGCCCTTCGCCGGCGCCGCGCAGACGCGTGGGCCGTTCCATCTCACCATGGACACCAACGACACCATCGAGACCGCGCGCGCCTTTCCGAACGCGGTGATCGTGCCCGTGCACACCGAGGGCTGGGCGCATTTCCGCCAGAACAGCGAGGACCTGCGCAAGACGTTCGACGTGCTCGGCTTCGGGACGCGGCTGCGATTGCTGGAGCCGGGCGTGCCGACGGTGATCGAGGCGCCGTGA
- a CDS encoding acetyl-CoA C-acetyltransferase: MADAYIYDHVRTPRGRGKPDGALHEVTALALATVPLKALKDRNNLPEDSVDDVVLGVVDPVGEAGSDIARFAALKAGLGEAVPGVQISRFCASGLDAVNFAAAQVMSGQHELVIGGGAESMSRVGIGASGGAWPMDPSMAVPAYFMPQGVSADLIATKYGFSRDDVDAYAVQSQQRAGKAWDEGRFNKSVVPVKDINGLTILAKDEHMRPSTTMQSLAQLQPSFTMMAQMGGFDGVAVQSHPEIERVNYVHHAGNSSGIVDGAGAVLLGSKEAGAKYGLKPRAKIRAFANIGSEPAMMLTGPVDVTEKLFARSGMKKSDIDLFELNEAFASVVLRYIQAFDIDNAKINVNGGAIALGHPLGATGAMILGTVLDELERTNKSTALVTLCIGGGMGTATIIERV, translated from the coding sequence ATGGCAGATGCCTATATCTACGATCACGTCCGCACCCCCCGCGGCCGCGGCAAGCCGGACGGCGCGCTGCACGAAGTCACCGCGCTTGCGCTCGCCACCGTGCCGCTGAAGGCGCTGAAGGACCGCAACAACCTGCCGGAAGATTCCGTCGACGACGTCGTGCTCGGCGTGGTCGATCCGGTCGGCGAAGCCGGCTCCGACATCGCGCGTTTTGCGGCGCTCAAGGCCGGGCTCGGCGAAGCCGTGCCGGGCGTGCAGATCAGCCGCTTCTGTGCCTCCGGCCTCGACGCTGTGAATTTTGCCGCAGCCCAGGTGATGAGCGGCCAGCATGAGCTGGTGATCGGCGGCGGCGCCGAATCCATGAGCCGCGTCGGCATCGGCGCCTCCGGCGGCGCCTGGCCGATGGATCCGTCGATGGCGGTGCCGGCCTATTTCATGCCGCAGGGCGTCTCTGCCGACCTGATCGCCACCAAGTACGGCTTCTCCCGCGACGACGTCGATGCCTACGCGGTGCAGAGCCAGCAGCGCGCCGGCAAGGCCTGGGACGAGGGCCGCTTCAACAAGTCCGTGGTGCCGGTGAAAGACATCAACGGCCTCACCATCCTCGCCAAGGACGAGCACATGCGTCCGTCGACGACGATGCAGTCGCTGGCACAGCTGCAGCCGTCGTTCACGATGATGGCGCAGATGGGCGGCTTCGACGGCGTCGCGGTGCAGTCGCATCCCGAGATCGAGCGCGTCAATTATGTGCACCACGCCGGCAACTCCTCCGGCATCGTCGACGGCGCCGGCGCCGTGCTGCTCGGCAGCAAGGAGGCGGGTGCCAAGTACGGCCTGAAGCCGCGTGCAAAGATCCGCGCCTTCGCCAACATCGGCTCGGAGCCGGCGATGATGCTGACCGGCCCGGTCGACGTCACCGAAAAACTGTTCGCGCGCTCCGGCATGAAGAAGTCGGACATCGACCTGTTCGAGCTCAACGAGGCCTTCGCCTCGGTGGTGCTGCGCTACATCCAGGCCTTCGACATCGACAATGCCAAGATCAACGTCAATGGCGGCGCGATCGCGCTCGGCCATCCGCTCGGCGCGACCGGTGCGATGATCCTCGGCACCGTGCTCGACGAGCTTGAGCGCACCAACAAGTCGACCGCCCTCGTGACGCTGTGCATCGGCGGCGGCATGGGC
- a CDS encoding sulfite exporter TauE/SafE family protein, which produces MQLYLPIADLPVNVFLVLAMGAAVGFVSGMFGIGGGFLMTPLLIFIGITPAVAVASVASHIAASSFSGALSYWRRRAIDPALASVLLCGGVTGTALGVWTFTQLRALGQLDLMIALSYVVLLTTVGSLMFSEGLRALMRTRSGAVPPRRTHNWIHGLPLKMRFKRSKIYLSVIPVAIVGIVIGFIGAIMGIGGGFILVPIMIYLLRVPTSTVIGTSMVLTLVTMLFATMLHAVTNHLVDAVLALILMVGGVTGAQFGARAGQKIRGEQLRLLLGLLILSVGVRFAIELVIRPEDLFTIRELGVTG; this is translated from the coding sequence ATGCAGCTCTATCTCCCGATCGCCGATCTGCCGGTCAACGTCTTCCTGGTGTTGGCGATGGGCGCCGCGGTCGGCTTCGTCTCGGGCATGTTCGGCATCGGCGGCGGCTTTCTCATGACGCCGCTTCTGATCTTCATCGGCATTACACCGGCGGTGGCCGTCGCTTCGGTCGCGAGCCACATCGCGGCCTCGTCCTTTTCCGGCGCGCTCTCCTACTGGAGGCGGCGCGCGATCGATCCGGCGCTGGCGAGCGTGCTGTTATGCGGCGGCGTCACCGGCACGGCGCTCGGCGTGTGGACATTTACGCAGCTCCGCGCGCTCGGCCAACTCGATCTGATGATTGCGCTCTCTTACGTCGTGCTGCTCACCACGGTCGGCAGCCTGATGTTCTCCGAAGGCCTGCGCGCCCTGATGCGGACGCGGAGCGGGGCGGTGCCGCCGCGACGCACGCATAACTGGATCCACGGCCTGCCGCTGAAGATGCGGTTCAAGCGCTCGAAGATCTACCTCTCGGTGATCCCCGTGGCGATCGTCGGGATCGTGATCGGCTTCATCGGCGCCATCATGGGCATCGGTGGCGGCTTCATCCTGGTGCCGATCATGATCTATCTTTTGAGGGTGCCGACCTCGACGGTGATCGGGACCTCGATGGTCCTCACCCTCGTCACCATGCTGTTCGCCACCATGCTGCATGCGGTGACCAATCATCTGGTCGACGCCGTGCTGGCGCTGATCCTGATGGTCGGCGGCGTCACCGGCGCGCAGTTCGGTGCCCGTGCCGGCCAGAAGATCCGGGGCGAGCAGCTGCGGCTGCTGCTGGGCCTCCTGATCCTTTCGGTAGGCGTGCGCTTTGCGATCGAGCTTGTGATCCGGCCCGAGGACCTCTTCACCATCCGCGAGCTCGGGGTGACCGGATGA
- a CDS encoding DMT family transporter, with translation MSLAPSMSVPHSRFNALPLYIGLFCLLWSYAFVAGKIGVTHCPPLILLAARFSLAGILILGATMVRGDWSLSWRDAAIFAVLGIANNALYLGLGYTGLQSVSAGLGGLIVSANPVFTAALAALLLGEGMTWRKASGLMLGIIGVTAIVWHRLSVGTDSLHGIVFTLASLASIVAGTILFKLLAPKGSLWIGNGVQNLAAGVVLTPVALTFADVHAIDFTPSLIGAFAFLVLGGSILAYWLWFHLLKVCGATAASAYHFLMPPLGMLFAYIVLGEHIEMRDLLGIIPVALGIYLVTRPAKAVA, from the coding sequence ATGTCGCTTGCCCCTTCGATGTCCGTCCCCCACAGCCGCTTCAACGCGCTGCCGCTCTATATCGGCCTGTTCTGCCTGCTCTGGAGCTACGCCTTCGTTGCCGGCAAGATTGGCGTCACCCATTGCCCGCCACTGATCCTGCTCGCGGCGCGCTTCTCGCTCGCCGGCATTTTGATCCTCGGCGCCACGATGGTCCGCGGCGACTGGTCGCTGTCATGGCGCGACGCCGCGATCTTCGCCGTGCTCGGCATCGCCAACAACGCGCTGTATCTCGGGCTCGGCTACACCGGCCTGCAATCGGTCTCCGCCGGCCTCGGCGGTTTGATCGTCTCGGCCAATCCGGTGTTCACCGCGGCGCTCGCGGCGCTGCTGCTCGGCGAGGGCATGACCTGGCGCAAGGCGAGCGGCCTCATGCTCGGCATCATCGGCGTGACGGCGATCGTCTGGCATCGCCTGTCGGTCGGCACCGATTCATTGCACGGCATCGTCTTCACGCTGGCCTCGCTCGCCTCCATCGTCGCCGGCACCATCCTGTTCAAGCTGCTGGCACCGAAGGGGTCGTTGTGGATCGGCAACGGCGTGCAGAACCTTGCCGCCGGCGTCGTGCTGACGCCGGTCGCGCTCACCTTCGCCGACGTCCACGCCATTGACTTCACACCGAGCCTGATCGGCGCCTTCGCCTTCCTCGTGCTCGGCGGCTCGATCCTCGCCTACTGGCTCTGGTTTCATCTCCTGAAAGTGTGTGGCGCCACCGCCGCCAGCGCCTATCATTTCCTGATGCCGCCGCTCGGCATGCTGTTCGCCTACATCGTGCTCGGCGAGCACATCGAGATGCGCGACCTCCTCGGGATCATTCCGGTGGCGCTCGGCATTTACCTGGTGACGCGGCCGGCAAAGGCCGTCGCGTAA
- a CDS encoding acyl-CoA dehydrogenase C-terminal domain-containing protein yields the protein MPIYKAPVEDVNFLLNDVFQIDRYDNLAGFSDASSDVREAILGEAAKLAEEVLQPLNRVGDLEGCKRTEDGSVTTPKGFKDAFKQVAEGGWLGLSAPTEFGGQGLPVTLSQAVNEFQISANMAFSMYGGLTMGATAALLVHGTPEQKQTYVPKMVAGEWTGTMNLTEPHCGTDLGMLRTKAVRQADGSFKITGTKIFISAGEHDLADNIIHLVLARIEGAPAGIKGVSLFVVPKFLVNPDGSVGARNGVVCGSIEHKMGIHGNSTCVMNYDNATGWLIGEENKGMQGMFVMMNEARLGVAVQGLAQSEVAYQNAVAYARERIQGRALTGVKAADKPADPIIVHPDVRRTLLSIRAFNEAARAFVMWTALKSDVAHRSEDPKDRQAADDHMGLMTPVLKGFLTDYGFANAVQAQQMYGGHGYIAEQGMEQFVRDARIAMIYEGANGIQALDLVGRKLPRDGGRAIMAFFGEVMAFAKENGGDEAMKPFITPLSASLGHLQQATTWLMQNAMMKPDNAGAAATDYLHLFGFVALGYMWAKMAKVTQAKIVEQGATPYLSTKLVTGRFFMERMLPETAANLARIQAGCATIMELPAEAF from the coding sequence ATGCCGATCTATAAAGCCCCCGTCGAAGACGTGAACTTCCTGCTCAACGACGTCTTCCAGATCGACCGCTACGACAATCTCGCCGGCTTCTCCGATGCGTCGAGCGACGTGCGTGAAGCGATCCTGGGCGAGGCCGCCAAGCTCGCCGAAGAGGTGCTGCAGCCGCTCAACCGCGTCGGCGACCTCGAAGGCTGCAAGCGCACTGAGGACGGCAGCGTCACCACGCCGAAGGGTTTCAAGGACGCCTTCAAGCAGGTCGCCGAAGGCGGCTGGCTTGGTCTCTCCGCGCCGACCGAGTTCGGCGGCCAGGGCCTGCCGGTGACGCTCTCGCAAGCCGTCAACGAATTCCAGATCTCCGCCAACATGGCGTTCTCGATGTATGGCGGCCTCACCATGGGCGCGACCGCAGCGCTCCTGGTGCATGGAACGCCCGAGCAGAAGCAGACCTACGTGCCGAAGATGGTGGCGGGCGAATGGACCGGCACCATGAACCTGACCGAGCCGCATTGCGGCACCGATCTCGGCATGCTGCGCACCAAGGCCGTGCGCCAGGCCGACGGCAGTTTCAAGATCACGGGCACCAAGATCTTCATCTCGGCCGGCGAGCATGACCTCGCCGACAACATCATCCACCTCGTGCTGGCCCGCATCGAAGGCGCGCCCGCCGGCATCAAGGGCGTGTCGCTGTTCGTGGTGCCCAAGTTCCTTGTGAATCCGGATGGCTCAGTCGGTGCCCGCAACGGCGTCGTCTGCGGCTCGATCGAGCACAAGATGGGCATCCACGGCAACTCGACCTGCGTGATGAACTACGACAACGCCACCGGCTGGCTGATCGGCGAAGAGAACAAGGGCATGCAGGGCATGTTCGTGATGATGAACGAGGCTCGCCTCGGCGTCGCCGTTCAGGGCCTTGCGCAGTCCGAGGTCGCCTATCAGAACGCCGTCGCCTATGCCCGCGAGCGCATCCAGGGCCGCGCGCTCACCGGCGTGAAGGCGGCGGACAAGCCGGCCGATCCGATCATCGTGCATCCCGACGTGCGCCGCACGCTGCTCTCGATCCGCGCCTTCAACGAGGCCGCGCGCGCCTTCGTGATGTGGACCGCGCTGAAGAGCGATGTCGCCCACCGCTCCGAAGACCCGAAGGACCGCCAGGCCGCCGACGATCACATGGGCCTGATGACGCCGGTGCTGAAGGGCTTCCTCACCGACTACGGCTTTGCCAACGCGGTGCAGGCGCAGCAGATGTATGGCGGCCACGGCTACATCGCCGAGCAGGGCATGGAGCAGTTCGTGCGCGATGCGCGTATCGCGATGATCTATGAAGGCGCCAACGGCATCCAGGCGCTCGACCTCGTCGGCCGCAAGCTGCCGCGCGACGGCGGCCGTGCCATCATGGCGTTCTTCGGCGAGGTCATGGCCTTCGCCAAGGAGAACGGTGGCGACGAGGCGATGAAGCCGTTCATCACTCCGCTCTCGGCCTCGCTCGGCCATCTCCAGCAGGCCACCACCTGGCTGATGCAGAATGCGATGATGAAGCCGGACAATGCCGGTGCGGCCGCGACCGACTATTTGCATCTCTTCGGCTTCGTCGCCCTCGGCTACATGTGGGCGAAGATGGCCAAGGTCACCCAGGCCAAGATTGTCGAGCAGGGCGCCACGCCCTATCTCTCGACCAAGCTCGTCACCGGCCGCTTCTTCATGGAGCGGATGCTGCCGGAGACTGCGGCCAATCTTGCGCGCATCCAGGCCGGCTGCGCCACCATCATGGAACTGCCGGCGGAAGCGTTCTGA